One window of Trinickia caryophylli genomic DNA carries:
- a CDS encoding SGNH/GDSL hydrolase family protein, whose protein sequence is MKSMEGHNKPQRPTPLLRAAQGLLASAAFALLAACGGGGDGGSSSSSTPAGGVSLKVVSFGDSLSDVGTYSDYVLPNFGGGRFTTNPGDVWTQVVATYYGDNLTPAVTGGFGTTTTAKGGLGYAQGGARVALQPGSSYPTLTTVPVATQVQNYLTQYGSFNSGQLVLVQGGANDVILAAQTIAANPSTASQQAANVVTAATALAGVVGTVLSNGATKVVVVNVPDIGKTPAGLASSDGGTLLTTLSGAFNTALSAALNAGGLMSKVIFVDSFTFIDNVVTNYAANGFSVSNTGTGCNLTLMQTRATAYATANPSAVPAGETPAQFGASLASSLFCSRDVYTVAGADQSYMFADSIHPTTHLHALFAQQVEQKVAAAGIGH, encoded by the coding sequence ATGAAGTCGATGGAAGGACATAACAAACCACAACGCCCGACCCCCCTGCTGCGCGCCGCGCAGGGTCTGCTGGCCAGCGCCGCCTTCGCGCTGCTCGCCGCCTGCGGCGGCGGCGGAGACGGCGGTTCATCGTCGAGCTCGACGCCGGCCGGCGGTGTCTCGCTGAAAGTCGTTTCGTTCGGCGACAGCCTTTCGGACGTGGGCACCTACTCGGACTACGTGCTGCCCAACTTCGGCGGCGGCCGCTTCACGACGAATCCTGGCGACGTCTGGACACAGGTTGTCGCAACCTATTACGGTGATAACCTGACGCCGGCCGTCACCGGCGGCTTCGGCACGACCACGACCGCGAAGGGTGGCCTCGGCTACGCGCAAGGCGGCGCACGCGTGGCGCTCCAGCCCGGCAGCAGCTATCCGACGCTCACGACCGTGCCCGTCGCCACGCAGGTGCAGAACTACCTGACGCAATACGGCAGCTTCAACAGCGGACAACTGGTTCTGGTGCAAGGGGGAGCCAACGACGTGATACTCGCCGCGCAGACCATCGCGGCGAATCCGAGCACCGCCTCGCAGCAGGCGGCCAATGTGGTGACTGCCGCCACAGCGCTCGCCGGTGTCGTCGGGACGGTATTGAGCAACGGCGCGACGAAAGTCGTCGTCGTCAACGTGCCCGACATCGGCAAGACGCCGGCCGGGCTTGCGTCGTCGGACGGCGGCACGCTGCTCACCACGCTCAGCGGCGCCTTCAATACGGCGCTGTCCGCCGCACTGAACGCAGGCGGGTTGATGAGCAAGGTCATCTTCGTCGATTCGTTCACGTTCATCGATAACGTCGTGACGAACTATGCGGCGAACGGCTTTTCGGTCTCGAACACGGGCACCGGCTGCAACCTGACGCTGATGCAGACGAGGGCCACCGCCTATGCCACGGCCAATCCGAGCGCCGTGCCGGCCGGCGAAACGCCCGCGCAATTCGGTGCGTCGCTGGCGTCGTCGCTCTTTTGCTCACGCGACGTCTACACCGTCGCAGGCGCGGATCAGAGCTACATGTTCGCCGACTCGATCCACCCCACCACGCACTTGCACGCGCTGTTCGCTCAGCAGGTCGAGCAAAAGGTCGCGGCGGCAGGCATCGGCCACTAA
- a CDS encoding sterol desaturase family protein, with amino-acid sequence MQFDAELLLIAMAPVFLACIGWEARHLARRRPGARLYDWRDTLCNAALALMHQGADKLAWLAVVPVYAYVFEHWRLFDWHPGWVSFVVLFLAQDLLYYVFHRMSHRVRWLWAAHVVHHSSERLNLSTAFRQSLMYPIAGMWLFWTPLAVLGFPPQQIVAIVLVNLAFQFFVHTQAIGRLGWLEYLLNTPSTHRCHHARNPRYLDRNYAGVLVVWDRLFGSYVAEDPADPPQYGIVERFSTHNPLRATFHEWASMFADLARAGSVADKFRALFAPPEWAVAFHARQAGSGRASGPPQGSGSPAAGTSKARKSVPPRA; translated from the coding sequence ATGCAATTCGACGCCGAATTGCTCCTCATTGCCATGGCGCCCGTCTTTCTCGCTTGCATCGGCTGGGAGGCGCGGCACCTCGCGCGCCGGCGGCCGGGCGCCCGGCTCTACGACTGGCGCGACACGCTTTGCAATGCGGCGCTCGCTCTCATGCACCAGGGCGCGGACAAGCTCGCGTGGCTGGCGGTCGTACCGGTCTATGCCTATGTGTTCGAGCATTGGCGGCTGTTCGACTGGCACCCGGGCTGGGTGTCGTTCGTCGTGCTCTTCCTCGCGCAGGATCTGCTCTACTACGTCTTTCACCGCATGAGCCACCGCGTGCGCTGGCTATGGGCCGCGCACGTCGTCCACCACTCCTCGGAGCGGCTCAACCTCTCCACCGCCTTCCGTCAGAGCCTCATGTATCCCATCGCGGGCATGTGGCTCTTCTGGACGCCCCTCGCCGTGCTCGGCTTTCCGCCGCAGCAGATCGTCGCGATCGTGCTCGTCAATCTCGCCTTCCAGTTCTTTGTGCACACCCAGGCGATCGGCCGGCTCGGCTGGCTCGAATACCTGCTCAATACGCCGTCGACACACCGCTGCCATCACGCGCGCAACCCGCGTTATCTCGATCGCAACTACGCGGGCGTGCTCGTGGTGTGGGACCGGCTTTTCGGCAGCTACGTTGCCGAAGATCCGGCCGATCCGCCGCAGTACGGCATCGTCGAGCGGTTCTCCACGCACAACCCGCTGCGCGCGACGTTTCACGAATGGGCGTCGATGTTCGCCGATCTCGCCCGCGCGGGCAGCGTTGCCGACAAGTTCCGCGCGCTTTTCGCGCCGCCCGAATGGGCGGTCGCGTTCCATGCCCGTCAGGCCGGCTCCGGTCGGGCCAGCGGGCCTCCGCAGGGTAGCGGCTCCCCGGCAGCCGGTACCTCAAAGGCGCGCAAATCCGTGCCACCGCGCGCGTGA
- the dacB gene encoding D-alanyl-D-alanine carboxypeptidase/D-alanyl-D-alanine endopeptidase produces the protein MTPVSLFARLSSLLCYPPSRRVATTATAAVSRQPISAPRRGRAHGAFARAATALGVAVALAAAAPADARKLKRAPRVNVSTELPGSVARALERAHVPLASVSVVIERIGNATPLVALNATKAMLPASTMKLVTTYAGLSMLGPDYRWRTRAYADGTVDPDGVLHGDLYIQGTGDPKLVPEELVELVDKIRKAGIRGIDGALVLDKRFFAPSTRDLPPFDDDTNAPYNVGPDPLLYAFKSLSFTLTPSGGGAVAVDVLPPLAQLKIDNALRATPGACVSTDALTPSVTPQPDGTVDALFSGDYPLRCGPRTVNLAVLDHTAFFAGGFLALWRQQGGTFKGTTHEGAVPLGARLVATHHGPVLSDIVRDINKFSNNVMARNLFLTIGAVAQKPPATPEKSAESIERFLHGQGLSMPSLTLANGSGLSRDEHVSALGLAELLQAANASPVAQSFVESLPVAGVDGTMRNRLRNEPVLGSAHIKTGTLRDVRAIAGYVAAANGESYVVVSLINDEHAAAARAAHDALLEWVYRGMR, from the coding sequence ATGACGCCCGTTTCGCTCTTCGCTCGCCTCTCCTCGCTCCTTTGCTACCCGCCGAGCCGGCGGGTAGCGACTACCGCGACCGCCGCGGTCTCGCGGCAACCGATTTCCGCGCCGCGCCGTGGCCGCGCGCACGGCGCGTTCGCGCGCGCGGCCACGGCGCTCGGCGTCGCCGTCGCGCTCGCGGCGGCGGCCCCCGCCGACGCCAGAAAGCTCAAGCGTGCGCCCCGCGTCAACGTGTCGACCGAGCTGCCCGGCTCCGTCGCGCGCGCGCTCGAGCGCGCGCACGTGCCGCTGGCCTCGGTGAGCGTCGTCATCGAACGCATCGGCAACGCCACGCCGCTCGTCGCGCTCAATGCCACGAAGGCGATGCTGCCCGCATCGACGATGAAGCTCGTCACGACCTACGCCGGGCTTTCGATGCTCGGCCCCGACTATCGCTGGCGCACGCGCGCCTATGCGGACGGTACGGTCGATCCCGATGGCGTGCTGCACGGCGATCTTTACATCCAGGGCACAGGCGATCCGAAGCTCGTCCCCGAAGAGCTCGTCGAACTCGTCGACAAGATCCGCAAGGCCGGCATCAGGGGGATCGACGGCGCGCTCGTGCTCGACAAGCGCTTTTTCGCGCCGTCCACGCGCGATCTGCCGCCGTTCGACGACGACACGAACGCGCCCTATAACGTCGGCCCCGACCCGCTGCTCTACGCGTTCAAATCGCTTTCGTTCACGCTGACGCCATCGGGCGGCGGCGCGGTGGCCGTGGACGTGCTGCCGCCGCTTGCCCAGCTCAAGATCGACAATGCGCTTCGGGCAACGCCCGGCGCCTGCGTCTCCACCGACGCCCTGACGCCGAGCGTCACACCTCAGCCCGACGGCACCGTCGACGCGCTTTTCTCGGGCGACTACCCGCTGCGCTGCGGCCCCCGCACGGTCAATCTCGCCGTGCTCGACCACACCGCGTTCTTCGCGGGCGGCTTCCTGGCGCTCTGGCGGCAGCAGGGCGGAACGTTCAAGGGCACGACCCACGAAGGCGCCGTGCCGCTCGGTGCCCGGCTCGTCGCCACGCATCACGGGCCCGTACTCTCGGACATCGTCCGCGACATCAACAAGTTCAGCAACAACGTGATGGCCCGCAACCTGTTCCTTACGATCGGCGCCGTCGCGCAAAAGCCGCCGGCCACGCCCGAGAAGTCGGCCGAGTCGATCGAGCGCTTTCTGCACGGGCAAGGGCTGTCGATGCCTTCGCTGACGCTCGCCAACGGTTCGGGGCTTTCGCGCGACGAGCACGTAAGCGCGCTCGGCCTTGCGGAGCTGCTGCAGGCCGCGAACGCAAGCCCTGTGGCCCAGTCCTTCGTCGAATCGCTGCCCGTGGCAGGCGTCGACGGCACGATGCGCAACCGCCTGCGCAACGAGCCCGTGCTCGGCAGCGCCCACATCAAGACGGGCACGCTGCGCGACGTGCGGGCGATCGCAGGTTATGTCGCGGCCGCGAACGGGGAAAGCTACGTCGTCGTAAGCCTCATCAACGACGAACACGCCGCAGCCGCGCGCGCGGCTCATGACGCACTGCTCGAATGGGTCTACCGCGGCATGCGCTGA
- a CDS encoding response regulator, whose translation MRILLVEDDRMIADGVRKALRGEGFAVDWVQDGEAALMAAGGEPYDLVLLDLGLPKRDGLDVLRAMRARGLTIPVLIVTARDAVAERVKGLDAGADDYLVKPFDLDELGARMRALIRRQAGRSESLIRHGSLTLDPAAHQVMLDGEPVALSAREFALLEALIVRPGAVLSKSQLEEKMYGWGEEIGSNTVEVYIHALRKKLGAELIRNVRGLGYMIVKDA comes from the coding sequence ATGCGGATACTGCTGGTCGAAGACGACAGGATGATTGCCGATGGCGTGCGTAAGGCCCTGCGCGGCGAGGGGTTCGCCGTCGACTGGGTGCAGGATGGCGAGGCGGCGCTCATGGCGGCGGGCGGCGAGCCCTATGACCTCGTGCTGCTCGATCTCGGGCTGCCGAAGCGCGACGGGCTCGACGTGCTGCGTGCGATGCGCGCGCGCGGGCTGACGATACCGGTGCTGATCGTCACCGCGCGCGACGCTGTGGCCGAGCGCGTGAAGGGCCTCGACGCTGGTGCCGACGATTACCTGGTCAAGCCGTTCGACCTCGACGAGCTCGGCGCGCGCATGCGCGCGCTGATTCGCCGCCAGGCCGGCCGCAGCGAATCGCTGATCCGGCACGGCTCGCTGACGCTCGACCCCGCCGCGCACCAGGTCATGCTCGACGGGGAACCCGTCGCGCTCTCCGCGCGCGAATTCGCCCTCCTCGAGGCCCTGATCGTCCGGCCCGGCGCAGTGCTCTCGAAAAGTCAGCTCGAGGAGAAGATGTACGGCTGGGGCGAGGAAATCGGCAGCAACACCGTCGAAGTCTATATCCACGCGCTGCGCAAGAAGCTCGGCGCCGAACTCATCCGCAACGTGCGCGGGCTTGGCTACATGATCGTCAAAGACGCATGA
- a CDS encoding ATP-binding protein translates to MRSIRHQLLFWLLAIVVAGVGAAGWLIYRQALAEANELFDYQLQEIAAALPSEPFSQILGAHKEADEGIVIQIWSRTGALMYYSHPRAPLAPRAELGFSTERTERGDWRVYGAIVGDNVVQLAQPVSVRNRLAANVALRTLWPLIVLLPLLGFAVWAIVGRGLAPLARVARALDTRRPDALEALPDRRLPLEVQPLVRALNGLLARLTESLDTQRAFVADAAHELRTPLAAVQIQSQLVARAQDDASRREALADLQAGVTRATRLAEQLLALARAEPGAGAVKEPVDLRLLLAECVAAHAPLAGLGGVDLGFEQAEPATVAADADALRVMFGNLLDNAIKYTPGGGRVDVSLAADENGRPVVRIADSGPGIPAEERGRVFDRFYRDASARARTDVSGSGLGLAIVKRVARQHGAAVELGEAPLGGLLVTVRF, encoded by the coding sequence ATGCGTTCGATTCGCCATCAATTGCTGTTCTGGTTGCTTGCAATCGTCGTCGCGGGCGTGGGCGCGGCCGGCTGGCTCATCTATCGTCAGGCGCTTGCCGAGGCAAACGAGCTTTTCGACTATCAGTTGCAGGAGATCGCGGCGGCATTGCCGTCCGAACCGTTCTCGCAGATCCTCGGCGCGCACAAGGAGGCGGACGAAGGCATCGTCATCCAGATCTGGAGCCGCACGGGCGCGCTGATGTACTACTCGCATCCGCGCGCGCCGCTCGCGCCGCGCGCGGAGCTCGGGTTCTCGACCGAGCGCACCGAGCGCGGCGACTGGCGCGTCTACGGTGCGATCGTCGGCGACAACGTCGTGCAGCTTGCACAGCCAGTCTCGGTGCGCAACCGGCTTGCGGCGAACGTCGCGTTGCGCACGCTCTGGCCGCTCATCGTGCTTCTGCCGCTGCTCGGCTTCGCGGTGTGGGCCATCGTCGGGCGCGGGCTCGCTCCGCTGGCCCGAGTTGCACGCGCGCTCGACACGCGGCGCCCGGACGCGCTCGAGGCGCTGCCCGACCGCAGGTTGCCGCTCGAGGTGCAGCCGCTCGTGCGCGCGCTCAATGGCCTGCTCGCACGGCTCACGGAGTCGCTCGACACGCAGCGCGCGTTCGTTGCCGATGCCGCGCACGAGCTGCGCACGCCGCTCGCGGCCGTGCAGATCCAGTCGCAGCTCGTCGCGCGCGCGCAAGACGACGCTTCCCGCCGCGAGGCGCTTGCGGACTTGCAAGCGGGTGTCACGCGCGCGACGCGCCTCGCCGAGCAACTGCTCGCGCTCGCGCGTGCCGAGCCGGGGGCGGGCGCCGTCAAGGAGCCCGTCGATCTGCGCCTGCTGCTGGCCGAATGCGTGGCCGCGCATGCGCCGCTCGCGGGGCTCGGCGGCGTGGATCTCGGCTTCGAGCAGGCCGAGCCGGCGACGGTCGCCGCCGATGCCGACGCGCTGCGCGTGATGTTCGGCAATCTGCTCGACAACGCCATCAAGTACACGCCGGGTGGCGGGCGGGTAGACGTGTCCCTCGCCGCCGACGAAAACGGCCGTCCCGTGGTGCGCATCGCCGATAGCGGCCCCGGGATACCGGCTGAGGAGCGCGGGCGCGTGTTCGACCGTTTCTATCGTGACGCATCGGCGCGCGCGCGCACCGACGTGTCGGGCAGCGGTCTCGGCCTTGCGATCGTCAAGCGTGTCGCCCGCCAGCATGGCGCGGCGGTGGAGCTCGGCGAGGCGCCGCTCGGCGGCCTGCTCGTGACCGTGCGTTTCTGA
- a CDS encoding DegQ family serine endoprotease: protein MNTKALSRGAVAIAVAVALSAGYVAGTRHADPQIIASAQAAPMMPAEAAAKTGIPDFSGLVETYGPAVVNISAKHVVKRQTRRSTQQLPIDPSDPFYQFFKRFYGQFPGFGDDTPQQDDVPSASLGSGFIISSDGYILTNAHVVDGANVVTVKLTDKREFRAKVVGTDKQSDVAVLKIDASNLPIVKIGDPKQSKVGQWVVAIGSPYGFENTVTSGIISAKGRSLPEENYTPFIQTDVPVNPGNSGGPLFNLQGQVIGINSMIYSQTGGFQGLSFAIPIDEAMRVKDELVKTGHVSRGRLGVAVQGVNQTLANSFGLQKPMGALVSSVDPGGPAAKAGLQAGDVILAVNGVAVDDSTDLPAQIAAMKPGTKATLDIWRDKSKRQLAVTLGSLSDTKVADNGTKSIEPTRLGVSVRALTPQEKSSASLSHGLLVQQSSGPAASAGIQPGDVILAVNGNPVTSPAQLSQIISKAGSSVALLIQRDNAQIFVPVDLG from the coding sequence ATGAACACCAAGGCTTTGTCTCGCGGGGCGGTCGCGATCGCGGTCGCCGTCGCATTGTCCGCAGGCTATGTGGCCGGCACGCGCCACGCCGATCCTCAGATCATTGCATCGGCGCAGGCGGCGCCGATGATGCCGGCCGAGGCGGCGGCCAAGACGGGCATTCCCGATTTCTCGGGGCTCGTCGAAACGTACGGTCCGGCGGTCGTCAACATCAGCGCGAAGCATGTCGTGAAGCGCCAGACGCGGCGCTCGACACAGCAGTTGCCGATCGATCCGAGCGATCCGTTCTACCAGTTCTTCAAGCGCTTTTACGGCCAGTTCCCCGGCTTCGGCGACGACACGCCACAGCAGGACGACGTGCCGAGCGCTAGCCTCGGCTCGGGCTTCATCATCAGCAGCGACGGCTACATCCTGACGAACGCGCATGTCGTGGACGGCGCCAATGTCGTGACGGTCAAGCTCACCGACAAGCGCGAATTCCGCGCCAAGGTCGTGGGTACCGACAAGCAGTCGGACGTCGCCGTGCTGAAGATCGACGCATCGAACCTGCCGATCGTCAAGATCGGCGATCCGAAGCAAAGCAAGGTCGGCCAGTGGGTGGTCGCGATCGGTTCGCCGTACGGTTTCGAGAACACGGTGACCTCGGGCATCATCAGCGCGAAGGGGCGTTCGCTGCCTGAAGAGAACTACACCCCGTTCATCCAGACCGATGTACCGGTGAACCCGGGCAACTCGGGTGGCCCGCTCTTCAACCTGCAAGGTCAGGTGATCGGCATCAACTCGATGATCTACTCGCAAACGGGCGGCTTCCAGGGCCTGTCGTTTGCGATTCCGATCGACGAGGCGATGCGCGTGAAAGACGAGCTCGTAAAGACGGGGCATGTGAGCCGCGGCCGGCTCGGCGTGGCCGTGCAGGGCGTCAATCAGACGCTCGCGAACTCGTTCGGTCTGCAAAAGCCGATGGGCGCGCTCGTGAGTTCGGTCGATCCGGGCGGGCCGGCCGCGAAGGCCGGGCTGCAGGCCGGTGACGTAATTCTGGCCGTGAACGGCGTGGCAGTCGACGATTCGACGGATCTGCCCGCGCAGATCGCGGCCATGAAGCCGGGGACGAAGGCCACGCTCGACATCTGGCGCGACAAGTCGAAAAGGCAGCTCGCGGTGACGCTCGGCTCGCTCTCGGACACGAAGGTGGCCGACAACGGGACCAAGAGCATCGAGCCGACGCGCCTCGGCGTCAGCGTGCGAGCCTTGACGCCGCAGGAAAAGAGCAGCGCCTCGCTCTCGCACGGTCTGCTCGTGCAGCAGTCGTCGGGGCCCGCCGCCAGCGCCGGCATTCAGCCCGGCGACGTGATTCTCGCCGTGAACGGCAACCCGGTGACATCGCCGGCGCAACTGAGCCAGATCATTTCGAAGGCGGGTTCCAGCGTCGCGCTGCTGATTCAACGCGACAACGCCCAGATCTTCGTGCCGGTCGATCTGGGTTGA